Part of the Megalobrama amblycephala isolate DHTTF-2021 unplaced genomic scaffold, ASM1881202v1 scaffold518, whole genome shotgun sequence genome is shown below.
TATAGCAAACACCGATCACCATAACAGTGACTCTTtctttcagtgattctgcttgttaagaGCAGGAGTTTAACACTGGGGGTTTTCGCTGTGTAATGAGTCTGAGGACCTTGATTAGCTAattaggtgtgtttaattaggctTGCAGTTAATCTCTGCCGGACATTTGCAGGTTTAGGCACCCCGGCCTTAAGGTAACCAAAAACTTGTTTATTTAAGAACAGATTATGCATGAGTGCAGTTTCACATCCAAATGCTGAGATTTTCAGAAAACCTAAATATATCTCACTGCattatgtaataaataaaagagGACATGAGAAaggaattacatttttaatagttgtaCAAGCTGGCAAATTAATCCTAAGTACTTTTATGCAAATACAGAAAAAGTTTGTCCCGTGTGAAACCACACAGACCAGACCTTTTATAAGATTTAGTAATTAGATGATTGTGCTATTTAGATGGTCCATGCATCATGATCTAACGCACACACTTTTATGCAATATTaaaagaaggggaaaaaaagcaaaCTTCCTCATCTTTTGGTTTAAAAACTGCTGTTGTCATCAGGCTGGATGCACTTCTTTTCTCGTCATTGCTCCTGAAGAACCTTACAAAAAGACAACCACGTAAAGACAATTAGAGTAAAGTGAAAGATTATTCTGACATGTTGTTTTATCTTAACTGTTATGTCTTCTTGTTGcatttgttattattgttgttgatgATGGTGTGTAAAATAGTTTTGTATTGTGTAATGGTTTAATTGTGCAGAATATTGCAATTGCAGTgatgtgttttgtatttgttaaaCCCTTTTATTGGTCTTTCAGCATCTGTTCTTCATCTGAGGGATTTGACTGAATCAAGATGCTGCTGATCATTGAAGCTCTTCTTTTCATTTCATCTGCTCTAGGACGGGTAAGCTTGTGTTCTAGTATGAATATTACAGACATGAACACTGATGATGATGTGATCATTATGATTCCTGTCGCTGCAGGAACATAAAGCTGCTGTTGAAGGACAGATATATCCACTGGATATGGCACTGAATTCTGTCGATGATCAGTATGATGGTTGTACAGAGAAAATGGCACACCTGGTGAAGACTAAATATCTAGAGAGGGAAATCAATAACTCAACTGAATTTAAAAAGGCCTGGCAAGAAGGTGAAATGAATGCCATAGCACCAGAGGACAACTTGACAAGGAATAATTCAATCGCTATTTATGTGTACACTAACTTTGATTCTAGTGTATATAGCAGTTTTAATATGGCTGTTCATAATGGGAAACAAAACTACACAGAACAGACATTTAAATGGTATTCACTTCACTTTTTGTTAACAGTTGCGATACAGATATTGACTGAAGCACAAGAGAAATGCAAGCTAACTTATCGTGGTACAACAGTTGAATTTTTTAAGAATGTGACTGGTGAAGTGGTTCGTTTCGGCTCTTTTACATCCTCCTCGCTCGACCGTACAGTAGCAAAACGTTTTGGAACtaaatcttgttttgaaatCAAAACTTGCAATGGTGCTAATGTGGTCAAATATTCTAAGTACCCTGAACAGAAAGAAGTGCTGATTCCTCCATATGAGAAGTTTAAAGTCACTGCTGTCAGGACAAGACGATATCAGAAAGATCTGTGGTGTGACACTGTGTACGAGTTGGAAAGCTCTGGAACA
Proteins encoded:
- the LOC125261881 gene encoding ecto-ADP-ribosyltransferase 5-like, coding for MLLIIEALLFISSALGREHKAAVEGQIYPLDMALNSVDDQYDGCTEKMAHLVKTKYLEREINNSTEFKKAWQEGEMNAIAPEDNLTRNNSIAIYVYTNFDSSVYSSFNMAVHNGKQNYTEQTFKWYSLHFLLTVAIQILTEAQEKCKLTYRGTTVEFFKNVTGEVVRFGSFTSSSLDRTVAKRFGTKSCFEIKTCNGANVVKYSKYPEQKEVLIPPYEKFKVTAVRTRRYQKDLWCDTVYELESSGTRSDLNCSVAFNNSIRFTKYTSTFNMCAFCRCFCRKIRASRSYFKINRFEAFTDVGRLCGCLEENWLEEHRINQADRNFYIEHHQLRRGRLNPTVREMYAENQQLWRCRFSHTHIHPGQEISQKPRCYQFLHSVGTDRITFTLLKPCCRV